One region of Thiorhodovibrio frisius genomic DNA includes:
- a CDS encoding type I restriction endonuclease subunit R → MSKIEWERDLVERPFCQQLQAMGWDWIEADPDLPESSERTSSREVLLKVRLVAALRTINRRDGQPWLDDARIEKMIRSLDQVAGHRPMEVNQATTELLLKGTVVEGLPDWDQGRPQPVRYIDFQHWDQNDFLVINQFKVELSSGQGHVLPDAVLFVNGIPLVVAEFKSPAIESPMAAAINQLLRYSNQRREVWPTLYQEHEGVERLFRTNQLLIASNFFEARAGTLGAPPEAYLEWGETSPVAPAQVLAEVQQARVDAENDAGNNATGTVDASKELASTHATGAMLAPVAAEQLAALGPEQAGRAGTPLFFRDEDQRPAALRDAATALSSQQRLVAGMLRPAHLLDLMRNFTVFEQVDGRTRKIVARYQQFRAVHKIIRRLLDDGAAGWNDLAIRGGIVWHTQGSGKSLTMVFLVRKLRMTPGLQQYKVVVVTDRTDLEGQLKATARLSGETVRPNQQDLERRLTPTALTQAILREPTPDIVFAMLQKYQERREDEVDRVAMTIRRKEKKPGREQPVVEKEIRLTQDVSEERFPLLNESRDILVLVDEAHRGHSLTLHRNLRQALPNAAMIGFTGTPILAKHKKRTAEIFGDFIDCYVLKDAELDGATVPIRYEGRTADGFIKDATTLDDLFLDMFKDYEPEELAVIKARYGTDSDVLEAPLLIAQKARDMMWHFAKVILSEGYKAQVVAASRLAAVRYQQALCEARDALVAELEQLPAALLDLSEDAIEALEASQRELVRLHPQLPRLRALEVAAIISPDHNDPESWKQWSDKGKQAALIQRFKRRFDSRQTDKTDPLGMLVVFNMLLTGFDAPVEQVLYLDRKLVAHDLLQAIARVNRTAGAKPCGYVVDYIGVARHLNKALEEYDEVDVAGSMLDIAVELPKLLDRRNRAVEVFRSRGIRDLFAQVQQCVQLLAELRIRAEFINALRQFYETLNLLEHRPEVPPDVFRDAKLLGFINKVAANLYRDPMLNLVGVAEKVKSLIDTHVSARGVDPKIPPTTITDAAFEQVLANEPNGRARAAQMQHAARFHITGFTSQNPSYARQMSEKLEAILKRFKDDWDALERELSRFIEELKRGDSADFPGLEPKTQVPFVRLMLEFCYTNADADDSQRQALITATLDLVERIRREVRLVGFWRNADARERLTKVLVRDIDETGLCPPGQERDLAQRLVALAKENHEALTHTPASSRT, encoded by the coding sequence ATGAGCAAGATCGAATGGGAACGGGACTTGGTGGAGCGCCCCTTCTGCCAGCAGCTCCAAGCCATGGGCTGGGACTGGATCGAGGCGGATCCCGACCTGCCCGAGTCCAGCGAGCGAACCAGCTCGCGGGAGGTCTTGCTCAAGGTCCGTCTGGTCGCGGCCCTGCGCACGATCAATCGGCGCGACGGTCAGCCCTGGCTCGACGATGCGCGTATCGAGAAGATGATCCGCAGCCTGGACCAGGTGGCGGGGCATCGGCCGATGGAGGTCAACCAGGCGACCACCGAGCTGCTGTTGAAAGGCACGGTGGTCGAGGGACTGCCGGACTGGGACCAGGGCCGGCCGCAACCGGTGCGCTACATCGACTTTCAGCACTGGGACCAAAACGACTTCCTAGTCATCAATCAGTTCAAGGTCGAGCTGAGCAGCGGACAGGGCCATGTGCTGCCGGATGCGGTGCTGTTCGTCAACGGGATACCGCTGGTGGTGGCCGAGTTCAAGAGTCCGGCCATCGAGAGCCCCATGGCCGCGGCCATCAACCAATTGCTGCGCTATTCCAATCAGCGCCGCGAGGTCTGGCCAACCCTCTACCAAGAGCATGAGGGCGTCGAGCGCCTGTTCCGCACCAATCAGCTGTTGATCGCGAGCAATTTCTTCGAGGCCCGCGCCGGCACCCTTGGCGCGCCGCCCGAGGCCTATCTGGAGTGGGGCGAGACCAGCCCGGTCGCACCCGCGCAGGTGCTGGCCGAGGTCCAACAGGCGCGGGTCGACGCCGAAAACGACGCAGGCAACAACGCGACTGGGACGGTGGATGCCAGCAAGGAACTCGCATCCACCCATGCAACAGGCGCAATGCTCGCCCCGGTGGCCGCCGAGCAGCTTGCGGCGCTCGGCCCCGAGCAAGCCGGGCGGGCCGGCACGCCGCTGTTCTTCCGCGACGAGGATCAGCGGCCGGCGGCACTGCGGGATGCCGCGACGGCGCTGTCGAGCCAGCAACGGCTGGTGGCGGGCATGCTGCGCCCGGCGCACCTGCTCGACCTGATGCGCAATTTCACCGTCTTCGAGCAGGTCGATGGTCGCACGCGCAAGATCGTCGCCCGCTATCAACAGTTTCGCGCGGTGCACAAGATCATTCGCCGCTTGTTGGACGATGGCGCGGCGGGATGGAACGACCTCGCCATCCGCGGCGGCATTGTCTGGCACACCCAAGGCTCCGGCAAGAGCCTGACCATGGTGTTCCTGGTGCGCAAGCTGCGTATGACGCCGGGCTTGCAGCAGTACAAGGTGGTCGTGGTCACCGATCGCACCGACCTCGAAGGTCAGCTCAAGGCGACGGCGCGGCTGTCCGGCGAGACGGTGCGCCCCAATCAGCAGGATCTGGAGCGCCGGCTGACACCAACCGCGCTGACGCAAGCCATCCTCCGCGAGCCCACGCCGGATATCGTCTTTGCCATGCTGCAAAAGTATCAGGAGCGTCGCGAGGACGAGGTCGATCGGGTCGCCATGACCATCCGGCGCAAGGAGAAGAAGCCCGGCCGCGAGCAGCCGGTGGTCGAGAAGGAGATCAGGCTCACGCAAGACGTCAGCGAAGAACGCTTTCCCCTGCTGAACGAATCCCGCGACATCCTGGTGCTGGTCGATGAGGCGCATCGCGGTCACTCGCTAACCTTGCATCGCAATCTGCGCCAGGCGCTGCCGAACGCGGCGATGATCGGCTTCACCGGCACGCCGATTTTGGCCAAGCACAAGAAACGCACGGCGGAGATCTTCGGCGACTTCATCGATTGCTATGTGCTCAAGGACGCCGAGCTGGATGGCGCGACGGTGCCAATCCGCTACGAGGGCCGCACCGCCGACGGATTCATCAAGGACGCGACGACCCTGGATGATCTGTTCCTCGATATGTTCAAGGACTACGAGCCCGAGGAGCTGGCCGTCATCAAGGCCCGCTACGGCACCGACAGCGACGTGCTGGAGGCGCCGCTGCTGATCGCGCAAAAGGCGCGGGACATGATGTGGCACTTTGCCAAGGTGATCCTGTCGGAGGGCTACAAGGCCCAGGTGGTCGCCGCCAGCCGGCTCGCCGCGGTGCGCTACCAACAGGCGCTGTGCGAGGCGCGCGACGCGCTGGTGGCGGAGTTGGAGCAGCTGCCCGCGGCCCTGCTCGATCTGTCCGAGGACGCGATCGAGGCACTGGAGGCATCCCAACGCGAGCTGGTGCGACTGCATCCACAGCTGCCAAGGCTGCGGGCGCTGGAGGTGGCCGCGATTATCTCGCCGGATCACAACGATCCGGAGTCCTGGAAGCAGTGGTCGGACAAGGGCAAGCAGGCGGCGCTGATCCAGCGCTTCAAGCGCCGCTTCGATTCACGGCAGACCGACAAGACCGATCCGCTTGGGATGCTGGTGGTCTTCAACATGCTGCTGACCGGTTTCGACGCGCCTGTCGAGCAGGTGCTCTATCTGGATCGCAAGCTGGTCGCGCACGACTTGCTGCAAGCGATCGCGCGGGTCAATCGCACCGCGGGCGCCAAGCCTTGCGGCTATGTGGTCGATTACATCGGTGTTGCCCGGCATTTGAACAAGGCGCTCGAGGAGTACGACGAAGTCGACGTTGCCGGCTCGATGCTGGACATCGCCGTGGAGCTGCCGAAGCTCCTGGATCGTCGCAACCGAGCCGTCGAAGTCTTCCGATCGCGCGGCATCAGGGATCTGTTCGCGCAGGTTCAGCAGTGCGTCCAGCTCTTGGCGGAGCTGCGCATCCGGGCGGAATTCATCAACGCGCTTCGCCAGTTCTACGAGACGCTAAACCTCTTGGAACATCGCCCCGAGGTGCCGCCGGATGTGTTTCGCGATGCCAAGCTGCTGGGCTTCATCAACAAGGTTGCGGCCAATCTGTATCGCGATCCAATGCTCAACCTGGTTGGTGTCGCCGAGAAGGTGAAGAGCCTGATCGACACCCACGTCTCGGCGCGGGGCGTCGACCCCAAGATCCCGCCCACCACCATCACCGATGCCGCCTTCGAGCAGGTGCTGGCCAATGAGCCGAATGGGCGCGCGCGGGCCGCGCAGATGCAGCACGCGGCGCGCTTTCATATTACCGGCTTCACGAGTCAGAATCCCAGCTACGCCCGCCAGATGAGCGAGAAGCTCGAGGCCATCCTGAAACGGTTCAAGGACGACTGGGACGCGCTGGAGCGCGAGCTGAGCCGCTTCATCGAGGAGCTGAAGCGCGGTGACTCCGCCGATTTCCCTGGGCTAGAGCCGAAGACGCAGGTTCCCTTCGTGCGCCTGATGCTCGAGTTCTGTTATACGAATGCCGATGCCGACGATAGCCAGCGACAAGCCCTGATTACGGCAACGCTCGACCTGGTCGAACGCATACGACGCGAGGTCCGCCTGGTCGGTTTTTGGCGCAATGCCGATGCCCGCGAGCGTCTGACCAAGGTGCTGGTGCGCGATATCGATGAAACCGGGCTCTGCCCGCCCGGACAGGAGCGGGATCTCGCCCAACGTCTGGTGGCGCTCGCCAAAGAGAATCACGAGGCGCTGACCCACACGCCAGCCTCATCGCGCACATGA